The proteins below come from a single Balaenoptera acutorostrata chromosome 2, mBalAcu1.1, whole genome shotgun sequence genomic window:
- the TNFSF9 gene encoding tumor necrosis factor ligand superfamily member 9: protein MHPSTHAAPDPEAQRPLAPSGRSCHPLPWALSAALLLLAAACAACLVRAWAAPGAPASPVPGSAPSLRLPEGLGLTPDGRTRLPDSPQGVFAQLVVADGVQLTEGPLHWCSERGMTGVTLAPGVSYDKHTHEVVVAQAGVYYVFLHLALKRAMASNGNSSGSVSVALRLRPLQAGAAALALTLDLPPPSSGNSTAGFRSGLLHLDAGQRLSVDLRPTVREPRAWQLSADATVWGLFHVATQGPPDSP, encoded by the exons ATGCACCCCAGCACCCACGCCGCCCCGGACCCCGAGGCTCAGCGGCCGCTCGCGCCCTCGGGCCGCTCCTGCCACCCGCTGCCCTGGGCCCTGAGCGCCGCGCTGCTGCTGCTCGCCGCCGCCTGCGCCGCCTGCCTGGTGCGCGCCTGGGCCGCGCCCGGGGCCCCTGCATCGCCGGTCCCCGGCTCCGCGCCCAGCCTGAGACTCCCGGAGGGCCTGGGGTTGACGCCCGACGGCCGCACCCGCCTCCCCGACTCTCCGCAG GGCGTGTTTGCACAGCTGGTGGTGGCCGACGGTG TACAGCTGACCGAAGGGCCCCTGCACTGGTGCAGCGAGCGGGGAATGACAGGTGTGACCCTGGCGCCCGGTGTGAGCTACGACAAGCACACACACGAGGTGGTGGTGGCCCAGGCCGGAGTCTACTATGTTTTCTTGCACTTGGCGCTGAAGCGTGCGATGGCCAGCAATGGCAACAGCTCCGGCTCCGTCTCCGTGGCCCTGCGCCTGCGGCCTCTCCAAGCTGGGGCCGCTGCCCTGGCCCTGACCTTGGACCTGCCACCCCCATCCTCGGGGAACTCAACGGCTGGTTTCCGGAGTGGCCTGCTGCACCTGGATGCCGGACAGCGCCTGAGCGTCGACCTGCGCCCCACGGTCCGGGAGCCTCGCGCCTGGCAGCTCTCGGCAGACGCCACGGTCTGGGGCCTCTTCCACGTGGCCACCCAAGGCCCCCCGGACTCCCCTTGA